A window of Candidatus Dependentiae bacterium genomic DNA:
TCAGTAGTAATAACACTACCGATAAAAAAATTACACCTGTCATTAATCAATCTAATAATCAAGATCCTCACAAAGAAGCAAAAAAACTAAACTTAGAACAAATATTTAATTCGGACACAAATAAGCATGCTCATGTAAAAATTGAAAAAATGCCTATTAAAGAAACAACAATGGCAGTGCGAAAAACAGTAGAAAAATATAAAGTTAAAATAGTTAAAAATAATGATGAAATAAACAGAAAACCTGTTATTACTGTAAAAGAAAAATCACTAGAAAACGTAAGTGCTATTAGTATACATGTTTATGACTTAAGTCTAGCTGCTGTTCATCAGAACGGCCATACATGTGGCCCACACAGTGTTAAAAACAACAAAGCTGTTTTAATGTACTTGAAAGATGGCAATACCGTTGAACTAGAGAAAGCCCTGCAAAATCATCCATTACGCAAGCAAGAAGGATGTGATGCAAGTGAGTTAAAAGAAATCGCGCAAGAAGTAGAAAAAATTCAAGACCAATTAATTTGTATTGGTAACTTGAACGAAAACTTTGATCATGCTATCGATAAAAAATTAGATCAAGAACATAAAGAAACTAAAACTATTGATTACTTTTACGGCCATGAACCAGAGCTGCTGAAGAAGTTAATTGATGCAATCAAAAACAAAAAATCAATTTCTGTAGCATTTTCTCTGGGCACAATGAAACACTATAGAGCAGTAGATAAAAAGTGTGCTAACAATACATGTAACCACTGTCCACAGCGAAACAAAGCAATCGTTGACGAATACGGTAATCTCAAAAAATGTGAGCACCGCGAAGAAACTGATTCGAACGGCAAGGTACATAAAAATATATGCTGCAGATGTCAAAAAGATCGCACTGATTATGGTCACTGGACTGGATTGATAATAGACATTAATAAAGAAGGTAACATAAAGTACTTCTATATAGATTCAATACATGGTAGTTCAGATTATCGAGATAAAACTATTACTAAACTTAATTCCTTCTTGAGTAAGATTGCACAAGAAAATGATTTTGGAAAAGTTGAATTTGCTGTAAAAAAAACAACTATAGTACAAAAAGTTCAAGCTTTACATCAGCAAAAATCAGACAAATTCAAGCGAACTGTATTGATGAAATCATCTACCGATGCGGCTCGTTTTGGTACTTCATTAGAAGAACAAAAAGAGGCCTTCGCCTATTATGAAGGACTAAGAACGCAGTCCATTAATACACAAAATGATGAGCAAATCGCTCGTGAGATTGCAGCACAGGAAATAAAACAACACGATCGAGATAAACAAGAAAAAGAAGATGCAGCTTATGCTCGTAGTTTAATACAGCAAGATACATCTCATAGCATAGTAAAACCAGTAGAGCATGACACAACAAAAACAAGAGACAAAAAAAGCTTAGCTCAGCGTGCACAAAAATATAAAGAGTATGCTCGAATTTCGAATGCCAATCCATTAGAATTGGCGCTTGCTTACAACGATACCGAAATGGCTAACTATCTTCTTGATAATCAATAAAAAGCTAGAAGACAAGTAAAGGTATTAAAGATTTAGGGAAGCGCACAAAAATGTGCACTTCCTTTTTTTATACTCAATAAAAAAACTACTCAAGTACTCGTTTCTTTAATTCCTCTTTATCTTTAATACCTTCTTCCAGCTGAATATCATAGGCTCGCTTTAATATATTGCCCATATACGGACCAGGTTCAATCACATCAAGCAAATCTCTCCCTTGCAATACTGGAGCCTCTACTTGATCAAGAACGTTCAATTCTCGTGATTTTTGGATAAATTTTGCAATATCCTCATCATCGTGTGCAAGTGGTTCAGAATTTTTTGGATTACGGCCACGCCTATCAGCAATCTTGAGTTTAGCTAACATGAAAAGCGTAGCATATGGCGCAAGTTTATTGGCCAATCGTTTATACGCTGCTGACGTAGCATTGGCTGAAATAAATTGTGAAGGCTGCATGTGATACTTAACTAATTTTGGAACAGCGTCTACAAGCTCTTTGTTGTGCGTAATACGTTCAAGCATACACTGAGAAAGCCTATAACCCGCATCTTCATGGCCTAGACTTCTGATAATACCGTCAATTGTTTTTGTTGTTTCAGTCTTACCAATATCATGGCACATCGCTGCATATATTACCACAAGTTTTTCCCAATCTGTTTCATATTCAAGCGCAGCTGCAGCATCAAGTGATTGCATACTATGCTCAAAAACATCGCCTTCCGGATGCCATCTAGGCTCTTGTGGAACACCAACAGTTTTAGCAAGCTCAGGCAATATTCCTTTTAAGCGACCAATTTCTTTAAGCCAGCGAATTCCCAATGATGGACGTTTTGATTTTAAAAACAGCTTTTCAAACTCCATTTCAATACGTTCAGTTGAAACAGCACTAATATCCATACTTCTACAAAGAGCATTCAACTGATCATCTACTTGCATCTCAAATCGGCCAATAAATTGCATCACCCGAAAAAGGCGTAATGGATCATCAACAAAAAAATATAAATCTGTTGCTCTTAATATATTGTTCATAAGATCTTTTTGACCATTAAACGGATCTAAAAGCTCACACGTTTTAAGATCAATACCCATCGCATTTATCGTCAAATCACGTCGCCTAAATGCTTGTGTAATTCCCATATAGGGATCTATCTCGACTATCGGTTTTCGCCCAGCAGTATCTATTCGCGGCAATGACCAATCAATATCCAAACCGTGAATACGCAAAACACCAAAAGCTTTACCAATCAAACTCACTGTGCCAAAGACACTCAACAAGGCTTCAAGATCTTTCAGCGCAACTCCATGAACTTCTATATCCAAGTCTTTTATTGGTAAATCAAGTAATAAGTCACGAACGGCACCTCCCACCAACAAAGTACGCCCATTTTTTGTATCAATTGCTTTTACAATATCCTTTACACGTGGGTATTGTATTAATACCTTTTCTAATTTTCTTTGAATTATAGAATCTATTTTTGTAGAATTCATACACATCCACAGCAATTTATCATCATACAATGAGGTTATCATGAATAAAATATATATCTACCAGACGATAGCACTTATAAGCTATCTTATAGCAATGCCGCAGACAAGTGTGGCTTTTTCAGTACGTAGATCACTCAACACAATGGTTTCATTTATTATGCCAAGCAAATGGGAAAAACAAACAATACAAAAAACATATGCACTAGGAGCTAAGGGCATAATTACCATAAACAACAGCGATGGCGATATTTATGTTTCTACATGGAGTAAGCCAACAGTCGATTTAAAAGTAGTAAAAAAAACACTAAAAAAAGAACAATTACAACTGATTCATATAAAAGATATACAGCATAAAAATACCCTTACACTAACAACTGTATGCCTCGATCAAAAAAATAAAAATTTTCATGTTGATTTTCATATTACCATTCCGCACAATACTGGCATTACCGTCTCAACAGGCGTTGGAAATATAAAAACAAAAAAAATTACAGGTAGAGCTCATCTAACAACACAGCAAGGTAATATCGAAATTGACCAAACCCATAGCACAGTCATTGGAACTACCACTCAAAAAGGAGATATTCGAATAAAAGAAGCATACAACAATATAAAGTTAACAACTAAAAAAGGAAATATTACCGTTGACGAGGCACGCGGTAGTGTTTTAACTGCAACAGATAGTGGACACATAAAAGTGCATAGCAAAAGTGTTCCTCCAATAAGCAAAATTAATCTAACTAGTACATGTGGTAATATTCAATTATGGTTACCGCACGAAACAAATGCTGATTTACACGCACGCACAACTTACGGCACCTTTACCTGCCAACACCACGTCACAATAAAACCATTTACTACACAACTTGACAAAAACGCATGGAGAAAATTTAAAAAAGAAATTGACGGCACCTTAGGCACTGGTGAAGCACAAATCACACTCACATCAAACAAAAGCAACATCAAAATTATGAAATTAAAAAAATCTTAATCTAACACGTGAACAACGGTGAAGGTGATAATGAAACACACTCCCATTATAGTAACAACTTTTCTATCGTTTTGTTCTTTATCAGCAATTTGCTTAGCAAAACCTCACATTACGTACACACCTATCGATCATAAAAAAACAACGATAACTATTACTATCCCATTACATACTGGCGACTATGCATATAAAGACTATCTTGACTTTTCTGTCGATCATCCAGCAATCACACTTTCTGAATGGAAAGCAAACCAATTCACCGTTCAAAAGTATGACCCACACTTCAAAGAAAGGAAAAAAGTATTTACCAAACCACTAAAAATTACTTTTGATGCATTTGTAGACGACACAATTTCTGTTGATGACGCATATCTACACATGACGTACTATCTTAAATCAGAAAAAAAATTAACCAAAACAGTTTTTCCTTTACGCTTACATACAACAGTACATCACACACAAAACAACCTGCATCAGAACTCTTTTCCAGAACGTTCCTTTAAAATTCAGCAAGAACAAATAGCAAATTCGCACACAAATAATGTATTAAACAAAAGCATTGATATACCAACACCGGAACAACATACAACATCTACATATACTACATCTTCACACTCTGGAACGCACACACCACTTTCTTCTCGCATTTCAAACATAATACAAACAACACAATCCCCTTGGATACGAACACTATTAGTTTTTGTGCTCGGTCTACTGCTAAGCTTAACACCCTGCATTTACCCTATGATTCCAATAACTGCCGGCATTTTGCAAACACAAGGAGGATCATCGGTACTACGCAACATACTTCTTTCTTCAAGTTATACGTTAGGTTTAGCAATAACATTTTCTCTCCTTGGCATGTTGGCTACATTTACAGGAAATTTTTTTGGTGCATTTTTGGGACATCCAATAATTATTATTAGTTTTACTCTATTACTCTTATATCTAGCAGGTTCAATGCTTGGTTTATACACAATGTATATACCACC
This region includes:
- a CDS encoding HD domain-containing protein produces the protein MNSTKIDSIIQRKLEKVLIQYPRVKDIVKAIDTKNGRTLLVGGAVRDLLLDLPIKDLDIEVHGVALKDLEALLSVFGTVSLIGKAFGVLRIHGLDIDWSLPRIDTAGRKPIVEIDPYMGITQAFRRRDLTINAMGIDLKTCELLDPFNGQKDLMNNILRATDLYFFVDDPLRLFRVMQFIGRFEMQVDDQLNALCRSMDISAVSTERIEMEFEKLFLKSKRPSLGIRWLKEIGRLKGILPELAKTVGVPQEPRWHPEGDVFEHSMQSLDAAAALEYETDWEKLVVIYAAMCHDIGKTETTKTIDGIIRSLGHEDAGYRLSQCMLERITHNKELVDAVPKLVKYHMQPSQFISANATSAAYKRLANKLAPYATLFMLAKLKIADRRGRNPKNSEPLAHDDEDIAKFIQKSRELNVLDQVEAPVLQGRDLLDVIEPGPYMGNILKRAYDIQLEEGIKDKEELKKRVLE
- a CDS encoding DUF4097 family beta strand repeat protein, which codes for MNKIYIYQTIALISYLIAMPQTSVAFSVRRSLNTMVSFIMPSKWEKQTIQKTYALGAKGIITINNSDGDIYVSTWSKPTVDLKVVKKTLKKEQLQLIHIKDIQHKNTLTLTTVCLDQKNKNFHVDFHITIPHNTGITVSTGVGNIKTKKITGRAHLTTQQGNIEIDQTHSTVIGTTTQKGDIRIKEAYNNIKLTTKKGNITVDEARGSVLTATDSGHIKVHSKSVPPISKINLTSTCGNIQLWLPHETNADLHARTTYGTFTCQHHVTIKPFTTQLDKNAWRKFKKEIDGTLGTGEAQITLTSNKSNIKIMKLKKS
- a CDS encoding thioredoxin family protein; this encodes MKHTPIIVTTFLSFCSLSAICLAKPHITYTPIDHKKTTITITIPLHTGDYAYKDYLDFSVDHPAITLSEWKANQFTVQKYDPHFKERKKVFTKPLKITFDAFVDDTISVDDAYLHMTYYLKSEKKLTKTVFPLRLHTTVHHTQNNLHQNSFPERSFKIQQEQIANSHTNNVLNKSIDIPTPEQHTTSTYTTSSHSGTHTPLSSRISNIIQTTQSPWIRTLLVFVLGLLLSLTPCIYPMIPITAGILQTQGGSSVLRNILLSSSYTLGLAITFSLLGMLATFTGNFFGAFLGHPIIIISFTLLLLYLAGSMLGLYTMYIPPFMKPKQKKIYGGSLCSAFCFGAVSGTIASPCVSPGLIVILSLVAQLGSLFLGFILLFAFGIGLSMPLMIIGSFSGSLNILPQTGPWMLEIKQLFGFLLVGMCLYLLQPLTPFYIILWLLAGFVVVVGITHFITRSQDSNILRLIKNSIGFCLLASSLLIAFKAYQTTYPQQIQNKITWHTDYFAALEQAQKNHKKLLVDIGTPFCSLCRTIDKRIFCNTNVQNCLQNCISVKIDASNTKNSYCKLLQKKYGIIGFPTVLLIEPNTQNVLKQWGNELYNKTTEQFTSEIQPLL